The Candidatus Eremiobacteraceae bacterium genome includes a window with the following:
- the murF gene encoding UDP-N-acetylmuramoyl-tripeptide--D-alanyl-D-alanine ligase, with translation MSGVTFAAFAKACGAQWRGTAVDAGARFSPGTDTRTLKSGEAFVALRGPSFDGNAFALAALARGCSALVLDSEAALPDPCPVPYMIVADAKEAYQAGAAAARRAAQTRVVGITGSNGKTTTKSMTAQLLGRAMRVLVTPQNENNELGVAKICYLMDDTSDVAVVEMGARHPGEIARLVEIALPDVGVLTNIGEAHLEYFEDRADLARTKFALFSHGARPVCNAADEWTRTLAAGAGIDRAVLWVRLCGDPQAPGLTIEAGLPKDGRVPVTLGASHAMAHWHLAGEHHLRDALLAVGASVLCGMGFEDVLAGLGDLHLPEGRFELHPLPSGATCVYDAYNASPTSMAYALRAFAELPARKRVAVLGSMAELGPDAPAMHEATGAAAARVALNRLYCGGPFAEQLMEGARRAGMAAGAVERFESNAQVAHDLNESLQAGDLVLLKGSRVQRMEEILNALLVSGKRAS, from the coding sequence ATGAGCGGAGTGACGTTTGCAGCATTCGCGAAAGCTTGCGGCGCGCAATGGCGCGGCACGGCAGTGGATGCGGGCGCGCGATTTTCTCCGGGCACCGACACGCGCACTCTGAAATCCGGCGAGGCGTTCGTCGCTCTGCGCGGGCCGTCGTTCGACGGCAACGCGTTCGCCCTTGCGGCGCTTGCGCGCGGATGTAGCGCCCTCGTGCTCGACAGCGAAGCGGCGCTGCCGGATCCGTGCCCGGTGCCGTACATGATCGTCGCCGACGCGAAAGAAGCGTACCAGGCTGGCGCGGCCGCCGCGCGCCGAGCGGCGCAAACGCGAGTCGTCGGCATCACGGGCAGCAACGGCAAGACCACGACCAAATCGATGACGGCGCAGTTGCTCGGGCGCGCCATGCGCGTGCTCGTCACGCCGCAAAATGAGAACAACGAACTCGGCGTCGCCAAGATCTGCTACCTCATGGACGACACATCCGATGTCGCGGTCGTCGAGATGGGAGCGCGCCATCCGGGCGAGATCGCCCGGTTGGTGGAAATCGCGTTGCCCGATGTCGGCGTGTTGACCAACATCGGCGAAGCGCACCTCGAATACTTCGAAGATCGCGCGGACCTCGCGCGAACGAAATTCGCGCTGTTCAGCCACGGCGCGCGCCCGGTGTGCAACGCCGCGGACGAATGGACGCGCACGCTCGCAGCCGGCGCGGGCATCGATCGCGCCGTCTTGTGGGTGCGTCTGTGCGGCGATCCGCAGGCGCCGGGGCTCACCATCGAAGCGGGCTTGCCCAAAGACGGCCGCGTGCCGGTGACGCTCGGCGCGTCGCACGCGATGGCCCATTGGCACCTGGCGGGCGAACATCACTTGCGCGACGCGCTGCTCGCGGTGGGAGCTTCCGTCTTGTGCGGGATGGGATTTGAAGACGTGCTCGCCGGGCTGGGCGATCTCCATCTGCCCGAGGGCCGATTTGAATTGCACCCGCTGCCGTCGGGCGCCACCTGCGTGTACGACGCCTACAACGCAAGCCCCACGTCCATGGCATACGCTTTGCGCGCATTCGCCGAATTGCCGGCGCGCAAGCGCGTCGCGGTTCTCGGGAGCATGGCCGAGCTCGGCCCCGACGCGCCGGCGATGCACGAAGCCACCGGCGCGGCGGCGGCCCGCGTCGCGCTGAACAGACTCTATTGCGGCGGCCCGTTCGCCGAGCAATTGATGGAAGGAGCGCGCCGGGCCGGCATGGCGGCCGGAGCGGTGGAGCGTTTCGAGTCCAACGCGCAGGTCGCCCACGATCTGAACGAGTCGTTGCAAGCCGGCGACTTGGTGCTGCTAAAAGGTTCGCGCGTGCAGCGCATGGAGGAGATCCTCAACGCGCTGCTCGTCTCCGGAAAGCGCGCGTCGTGA
- a CDS encoding UDP-N-acetylmuramoyl-L-alanyl-D-glutamate--2,6-diaminopimelate ligase, whose protein sequence is MASVMPVPLRQLLAGVGGALIGGNPDVSITSIAVDSRRVEPGALFVCLTGARDDGHRRAAQAVKAGAAAVLAEHPVELPSQTPLAVVADTLSALSPVSAEFFGHPSDALTMVGITGTNGKTTVAHFVEAIMDAADTPFGIIGTLGARFAGAFESKLANTTPFAHELQSLLAQMRDAGARGAVLEVSSHALSLHRVDDVDFDIAVLTNITQDHLDFHKTFDDYRAAKSRLFEAVTRGGRKSPGVRVLNLDDAEGRRLAITAGRTMTYAVASEDAVLQATDVSLDRDGATFLVRALRPAPFHIRLPGPFNVCNAMAAIAAACALDVDVEAIEEGLASVGEVPGRMTPVEARSIGVYVDYAHTPDGLRNVLGAARALTPGRVICVFGCGGDRDALKRPLMGRAARELSDYVIVTNDNPRREDPQIIIDGILAGMRNGAGAAYEVVPDRAAAIDLAVRSAEDGDVVIIAGKGHEAYQLIGEESLPFSDAVVARAAIEKHDK, encoded by the coding sequence ATGGCATCGGTGATGCCGGTGCCGTTGCGGCAATTGCTTGCCGGCGTCGGCGGCGCGCTCATCGGCGGCAACCCCGACGTTTCCATCACATCCATCGCGGTCGACTCGCGACGCGTCGAGCCCGGCGCGCTCTTCGTCTGTTTGACCGGCGCTCGCGATGACGGCCATCGCCGCGCGGCGCAAGCAGTTAAAGCCGGCGCCGCAGCCGTGCTCGCGGAGCATCCGGTAGAACTTCCATCGCAGACGCCGCTGGCCGTTGTCGCCGACACGCTATCCGCGCTTTCGCCCGTGTCCGCGGAATTTTTCGGCCACCCATCGGACGCGCTCACGATGGTGGGCATCACGGGGACCAACGGCAAAACGACCGTCGCGCATTTCGTCGAAGCGATCATGGACGCCGCCGACACGCCGTTCGGCATCATCGGCACGCTCGGCGCGCGCTTCGCCGGCGCGTTTGAATCCAAGCTCGCGAACACGACGCCGTTCGCGCACGAACTGCAAAGCTTGCTCGCGCAGATGCGCGATGCCGGCGCGCGCGGCGCCGTTCTTGAGGTCTCGAGTCACGCGCTCTCGCTGCATCGCGTCGACGACGTCGATTTCGACATCGCCGTGCTCACGAACATCACCCAAGATCATCTCGATTTTCACAAGACCTTCGACGATTATCGCGCGGCCAAGTCGCGCCTGTTCGAAGCGGTGACGCGCGGCGGCCGCAAATCACCCGGCGTGCGCGTGCTCAATCTCGACGACGCCGAAGGACGGCGCTTGGCGATCACCGCCGGCCGCACGATGACGTACGCCGTTGCTTCCGAAGACGCCGTCTTGCAAGCGACCGACGTCAGCTTGGACCGCGACGGCGCCACGTTCTTAGTGCGCGCATTGCGGCCGGCGCCGTTTCACATCCGGTTGCCCGGCCCGTTCAACGTCTGCAATGCGATGGCGGCGATCGCCGCGGCATGCGCGCTCGACGTGGACGTGGAGGCGATCGAAGAAGGATTGGCAAGCGTCGGCGAAGTGCCGGGCCGCATGACGCCGGTCGAAGCCCGCAGCATCGGCGTGTACGTCGATTACGCGCACACACCCGACGGCCTCCGAAACGTCCTCGGAGCGGCGCGCGCTCTCACTCCCGGCCGCGTGATCTGCGTCTTCGGCTGCGGAGGCGATCGCGATGCGCTCAAGCGCCCGTTGATGGGCCGCGCGGCGCGCGAACTCAGCGACTACGTGATCGTGACCAACGACAACCCCAGGCGCGAAGACCCGCAAATTATCATCGACGGCATTCTTGCGGGCATGCGCAACGGCGCCGGCGCGGCGTACGAAGTCGTGCCGGACAGAGCTGCCGCCATCGACCTCGCCGTGCGGTCCGCCGAAGATGGCGACGTGGTGATCATCGCCGGCAAGGGCCACGAGGCCTATCAACTGATCGGCGAAGAATCGCTGCCGTTCTCCGATGCGGTCGTCGCGCGCGCCGCGATCGAGAAGCACGACAAATGA